The following proteins are co-located in the Thermus tengchongensis genome:
- the truD gene encoding tRNA pseudouridine(13) synthase TruD, which translates to MDLVFRPERYPFLTQDLPGVGGTIRLLPEDFQVEEVPAYLPSGEGEHLYFLLEKEGLTTRQVVEFLRDEVGVPEKAIGVAGLKDKHAKTRQWFSIPRQHEDALCLLENLRGVRLLDAGLHTNKLRTGHLKGNRFRILIRGAKGKERAEAILRVLSEKGLPNYYGPQRFGLGGQNPVRGYELVKRGKGRGSPWLKRFLVGSLQSLLFNDWVALRMERGLYDRVIPGDWAKKHATGGEFLVEREEEAERALRLEISATGPLFGKKYPEAQGEARALEDEILARYDLKREEFRARRGARRPIRIPLTEWTLEETPAGLWLTFFLPKGSYATSLLREVMKVEVDAPEEEETLGEG; encoded by the coding sequence ATGGACCTCGTCTTTCGCCCCGAGCGCTACCCCTTTCTCACCCAAGACCTCCCCGGCGTGGGGGGCACGATCCGCCTCCTCCCCGAGGACTTCCAGGTGGAGGAGGTGCCCGCCTACCTGCCCAGCGGGGAAGGGGAGCACCTCTACTTTCTCCTAGAAAAGGAAGGCCTCACCACCCGCCAGGTGGTGGAGTTCCTGCGGGACGAGGTGGGGGTTCCGGAAAAGGCCATCGGGGTGGCGGGACTCAAGGACAAGCACGCCAAAACCCGGCAGTGGTTCTCCATCCCCCGCCAGCACGAGGACGCCCTCTGCCTTTTGGAAAACCTCCGCGGAGTAAGGCTTCTGGACGCGGGCCTCCACACCAACAAGCTCCGCACCGGCCACCTCAAGGGCAACCGCTTCCGCATCCTCATCCGAGGGGCAAAGGGCAAGGAGCGGGCAGAGGCCATCCTGAGAGTGCTCTCGGAAAAGGGCCTTCCCAACTACTACGGCCCCCAGCGCTTCGGCCTTGGGGGGCAGAACCCCGTGCGGGGCTACGAGCTGGTGAAGCGGGGCAAGGGCCGGGGTAGCCCCTGGCTCAAGCGCTTCCTGGTGGGAAGCCTCCAGAGCCTCCTCTTCAACGACTGGGTGGCCTTGAGGATGGAGAGGGGGCTTTACGACCGGGTCATCCCTGGAGACTGGGCCAAGAAGCACGCCACGGGAGGGGAGTTTCTGGTGGAGCGGGAGGAGGAGGCGGAAAGGGCCCTCAGGCTGGAGATCAGCGCCACGGGGCCCCTCTTCGGCAAGAAGTACCCCGAGGCCCAAGGGGAGGCCAGGGCGCTGGAAGACGAAATCCTGGCCCGCTATGACCTGAAACGGGAGGAGTTCCGAGCCCGCCGGGGAGCACGGAGGCCCATTCGCATCCCCCTTACGGAGTGGACCCTGGAGGAAACCCCAGCAGGGCTTTGGCTAACCTTCTTCCTCCCCAAGGGCTCTTACGCCACTAGCCTCCTGAGGGAGGTGATGAAGGTGGAGGTGGATGCCCCGGAAGAGGAAGAAACCCTGGGGGAGGGCTAA